A window of Komagataeibacter medellinensis NBRC 3288 contains these coding sequences:
- a CDS encoding DUF2493 domain-containing protein — MTRTQDDFEPAHATSSTAHLLAELQLYGHRPFEDEPDPRPLPDASQIEGAVADIFDALSATLTETRLEPDLEPLLWSTVNVFHRMVGQVERDLDRNEQAQKRSQQEQDGSEIRSVELERLIAEGLTLLERRNAYEIFRDLACDQFERLTMSPWRPRSGSLVSRSTLTASMIDSRDFLNARRKVETDLLVPAGPKIAVTGGLDYEDHHLIWNRLDKVREKHPDMVLLHGGSPKGAEFIASRWADHRDVAQIAFKPDWNRHGKAAPFRRNDALLKVLPVGVMVFPGSGIQDNLADKAKQMGIPVWRFRREAGA; from the coding sequence ATGACCCGCACACAGGACGATTTCGAACCCGCACACGCCACCTCTTCCACCGCTCATCTGCTGGCGGAACTCCAGCTTTACGGCCATCGTCCCTTCGAGGATGAGCCGGACCCGAGACCCTTGCCCGACGCCAGCCAGATCGAGGGCGCAGTCGCTGACATCTTCGATGCCCTGTCAGCCACGCTGACCGAAACTCGGCTGGAACCCGATCTCGAACCGCTGCTCTGGTCCACGGTCAACGTCTTCCATCGCATGGTCGGGCAGGTGGAGCGTGATCTTGACCGCAACGAGCAGGCGCAGAAACGCAGCCAGCAGGAACAGGATGGCAGTGAGATCCGCTCGGTGGAACTGGAGCGCCTCATCGCCGAGGGGCTGACCCTGCTGGAACGACGCAACGCTTACGAGATTTTCCGCGATCTTGCCTGCGACCAGTTCGAGCGCCTGACGATGTCACCCTGGCGGCCGCGCTCCGGCTCGCTGGTCAGCCGCAGCACCCTGACGGCCTCCATGATCGACAGCCGTGATTTCCTCAATGCGCGCCGCAAGGTCGAGACCGACCTGCTGGTGCCGGCCGGCCCCAAGATCGCAGTGACTGGCGGGCTCGATTACGAGGACCATCACCTGATATGGAATCGTCTCGACAAGGTGCGCGAGAAGCATCCCGATATGGTGCTGCTGCACGGCGGCTCACCGAAGGGTGCGGAATTCATTGCTTCCCGCTGGGCCGATCATCGTGATGTCGCGCAGATTGCCTTCAAGCCCGACTGGAACCGGCACGGGAAGGCCGCCCCGTTCCGGCGGAACGACGCACTGCTGAAAGTGCTGCCCGTCGGGGTCATGGTGTTCCCGGGCTCGGGCATTCAGGACAATCTGGCCGACAAGGCCAAACAGATGGGTATCCCGGTCTGGCGGTTTCGCAGGGAGGCTGGCGCGTGA